A genomic segment from Micromonospora echinaurantiaca encodes:
- a CDS encoding SDR family oxidoreductase, with protein sequence MPARYENYPRIAVVTGADSGIGKACAVALAEAGFDIGITWYGDPEGADRTATEVRATGRRCEVAELDLTRLPGAAAVIDELADRLGGIGVLVNNAGTGASVPFVDTGWEQWREVLAVDLDGPFLCSQRAARRMRADGSGGRIVNITSVHEHAPRVGSAAYCAAKGGLGLLTKVMAQELAADGITVNAVAPGEIATPMTGQEDVDPFTQVRPGVPVGRPGDAREVAAVVALLASPAAAYVTGASWPVDGGMLTMGPQANALRSDDWRQVESS encoded by the coding sequence ATGCCAGCTCGCTACGAGAACTACCCGCGGATCGCCGTCGTCACCGGCGCCGACTCCGGCATCGGCAAGGCCTGCGCGGTGGCGCTCGCCGAGGCCGGATTCGACATCGGCATCACCTGGTACGGCGACCCCGAGGGCGCCGACCGGACCGCCACCGAGGTGCGCGCCACCGGGCGCCGCTGCGAGGTCGCCGAGCTGGACCTGACCCGGCTGCCCGGCGCCGCCGCCGTGATCGACGAGCTGGCCGACCGGCTCGGCGGGATCGGGGTGCTGGTCAACAACGCCGGCACCGGCGCCTCCGTGCCGTTCGTCGACACCGGTTGGGAGCAGTGGCGCGAGGTGCTCGCGGTCGACCTGGACGGGCCGTTCCTCTGCTCACAGCGGGCCGCCCGGCGGATGCGGGCGGACGGCAGCGGCGGCCGGATCGTCAACATCACCAGCGTGCACGAGCACGCGCCGCGGGTGGGCTCGGCGGCGTACTGCGCGGCGAAGGGCGGGCTCGGCCTGCTCACCAAGGTGATGGCGCAGGAACTGGCCGCCGACGGCATCACCGTCAACGCGGTCGCCCCCGGCGAGATCGCCACCCCGATGACCGGCCAGGAGGACGTCGACCCGTTCACCCAGGTACGCCCGGGCGTACCGGTGGGGCGGCCGGGCGACGCCCGCGAGGTGGCCGCGGTGGTCGCGCTGCTGGCCTCCCCCGCCGCCGCGTACGTCACCGGTGCGTCGTGGCCGGTGGACGGCGGCATGCTGACGATGGGCCCGCAGGCCAACGCGCTGCGGTCGGACGACTGGCGCCAGGTCGAGTCCTCGTAA
- a CDS encoding SSI family serine proteinase inhibitor encodes MPFVQRVAALFAVTVLATGALTAATTPRAAHAAPDRPTSVLLLTVLPHVHGEPRAAALRCDPAGGTHPAATTACQAVAAVDGDLGAMTPEPGPCTLEYAPVTARALGFWQDQPVSWVKTFGNRCALLRETGSLFAF; translated from the coding sequence ATGCCCTTCGTCCAGCGGGTCGCCGCCCTGTTCGCGGTGACCGTCCTGGCCACCGGCGCGCTCACCGCCGCGACCACCCCCCGCGCCGCGCACGCCGCTCCCGACCGGCCCACCTCGGTGCTGCTGCTGACCGTCCTGCCGCACGTGCACGGCGAACCGCGGGCCGCCGCGCTGCGCTGCGACCCGGCCGGCGGGACGCACCCTGCGGCGACGACCGCCTGCCAGGCGGTGGCGGCCGTGGACGGCGACCTCGGCGCGATGACCCCCGAGCCGGGGCCGTGCACCCTGGAGTACGCGCCGGTCACCGCCCGCGCGCTCGGCTTCTGGCAGGACCAGCCGGTGTCCTGGGTGAAGACCTTCGGCAACCGCTGCGCGCTGCTGCGCGAGACCGGATCGCTGTTCGCCTTCTGA
- a CDS encoding ABC transporter ATP-binding protein: MSEPGLVLDGVSAAYRSATVLHEVDLTVRRGELLVVLGPSGAGKSTVLRVVAGLEPVTGGRIRIAGRDVTGDRPGRRNVSMVFQSYALFPHLSVAENIAFGLEVRDTPRAVARERARVAAESVGCAALLDRRPGQLSGGERQRVALARALVREPDVFLLDEPLSNLDLALRVEMRAELRALHDRVGATMVHVTHDQTEALVLADRIAVLRDGRIEQVGTPDEIWRTPASTFVARFVGSPAMNLLPADGPVRPAGSPPPGAPVTESGRLDLGFRPEAVTLGGADAAGTPATVERVDVVGEDAYAYLRLAGGEPVVARVPAARRPDRGAAVRLTVRWADVHVFHAGSGRRYAP, translated from the coding sequence GTGAGCGAACCGGGGCTCGTCCTCGACGGGGTCAGCGCCGCGTACCGGTCCGCGACCGTGCTGCACGAGGTCGACCTCACGGTGCGCCGCGGTGAACTGCTCGTCGTGCTCGGACCCTCGGGGGCCGGTAAGTCGACGGTGCTGCGGGTGGTGGCCGGGCTGGAACCGGTCACCGGCGGCCGGATCCGAATCGCTGGGCGGGACGTCACCGGCGACCGTCCCGGCCGACGCAACGTGTCCATGGTCTTCCAGTCGTACGCGCTCTTCCCGCACCTGAGCGTGGCCGAGAACATCGCGTTCGGGCTGGAGGTGCGGGACACGCCCCGCGCGGTCGCCCGGGAGCGGGCCCGGGTCGCGGCCGAGTCGGTCGGCTGTGCGGCGCTGCTCGACCGCCGTCCCGGGCAGCTCTCCGGCGGCGAGCGGCAGCGGGTGGCGCTGGCCCGGGCGCTGGTGCGGGAGCCGGACGTGTTCCTGCTCGACGAGCCGCTGTCCAACCTCGACCTCGCGCTGCGGGTGGAGATGCGCGCCGAACTGCGCGCCCTGCACGACCGGGTCGGCGCCACCATGGTGCACGTCACTCACGACCAGACCGAGGCGCTGGTGCTGGCCGACCGGATCGCGGTGCTGCGCGACGGCCGGATCGAGCAGGTCGGCACCCCCGACGAGATCTGGCGCACCCCGGCGAGCACCTTCGTGGCCCGGTTCGTCGGCTCCCCGGCGATGAACCTGCTGCCCGCCGACGGGCCGGTTCGGCCGGCCGGCAGCCCGCCGCCCGGTGCGCCGGTCACCGAGAGCGGCCGGCTCGACCTCGGCTTCCGGCCCGAGGCGGTCACCCTGGGCGGCGCCGACGCCGCGGGCACGCCGGCCACCGTGGAGCGGGTGGACGTCGTCGGCGAGGACGCCTACGCGTACCTGCGGCTGGCCGGCGGGGAGCCGGTGGTCGCCCGGGTGCCGGCCGCCCGCCGCCCCGACCGGGGAGCGGCGGTACGCCTCACCGTCCGCTGGGCCGACGTGCACGTCTTCCACGCCGGCTCCGGGCGACGGTACGCCCCGTGA
- a CDS encoding ABC transporter substrate-binding protein, translating to MRPKALLALLLSAVLLTTGCGSGSGSSADGPVRLLVFGAPEELAAYRTLIEAYEKARPGGEVQLIEASDRKDLLARLATSVAGGAPPDLFLMNYRFYGQFAAKGVVEPLDDRIAASDAVDPADYYPVAMDAFTWNGKQLCLPQNVSSLAVYYNRTLFTKYGVPEPKPGWTWNDLVGTATAMTRDARGVVVKATESEGAALRPAVHGLGVEPSIIRLAPFVWSNGGEIVDDPAKPTRLTLDTPAAREALKNLVDLRLAYGVVPTDEEVEAEDDESRFANGRLAMLMSSRRSTTTFRSITDFEWDVAPLPVYREQVGVLHSDAYCMTRGAKRKDAAWRFLEFAIAEEGQRIIAATGRTVPSHVGVSQSPAFLGPAQPPRSAKVFLDAIPTVRALPTVSTWPEIEDVTYGILENAMHRGDRLDDVIRDLDQQTRPLFARGEHG from the coding sequence ATGAGACCGAAGGCCCTGCTGGCACTGCTGCTCTCCGCCGTGCTCCTGACCACCGGTTGCGGGTCCGGGTCGGGTTCGTCCGCCGACGGCCCGGTGCGCCTGCTGGTCTTCGGCGCCCCGGAGGAACTGGCCGCCTACCGCACCCTGATCGAGGCGTACGAGAAGGCCCGGCCCGGCGGCGAGGTGCAGCTCATCGAGGCCAGCGACCGTAAGGACCTGCTGGCCCGGCTGGCCACCTCGGTGGCCGGCGGCGCACCGCCGGACCTGTTCCTGATGAACTACCGCTTCTACGGCCAGTTCGCGGCCAAGGGCGTCGTCGAGCCGCTGGACGACCGGATCGCCGCCTCCGACGCCGTCGATCCGGCCGACTACTACCCGGTGGCGATGGACGCGTTCACGTGGAACGGCAAGCAGCTCTGCCTGCCGCAGAACGTGTCCAGCCTGGCCGTCTACTACAACCGCACGCTCTTCACGAAGTACGGCGTGCCGGAGCCGAAGCCGGGCTGGACCTGGAACGACCTGGTCGGCACGGCCACCGCGATGACCCGCGACGCCCGCGGGGTGGTGGTCAAGGCGACCGAGAGCGAGGGCGCCGCGCTGCGCCCGGCCGTGCACGGGCTCGGCGTCGAACCGTCGATCATCCGGCTCGCCCCGTTCGTCTGGTCCAACGGCGGCGAGATCGTCGACGACCCGGCGAAGCCGACCCGGTTGACGCTGGACACCCCCGCCGCCCGGGAGGCGCTGAAGAACCTGGTCGACCTGCGGCTGGCGTACGGGGTGGTGCCCACCGACGAGGAGGTGGAGGCGGAGGACGACGAGTCGCGCTTCGCCAACGGCCGGCTGGCCATGCTGATGAGTTCCCGCCGGTCCACCACCACGTTCCGCTCGATCACCGACTTCGAGTGGGACGTGGCGCCGCTGCCGGTCTACCGCGAGCAGGTCGGGGTGCTGCACTCCGACGCGTACTGCATGACCCGGGGCGCCAAGCGCAAGGACGCCGCCTGGCGGTTCCTGGAGTTCGCCATCGCCGAGGAGGGGCAGCGGATCATCGCGGCCACCGGCCGCACCGTGCCGTCGCACGTCGGAGTGTCGCAGTCCCCGGCGTTCCTCGGCCCGGCCCAGCCGCCGCGCAGCGCCAAGGTCTTCCTCGACGCCATCCCCACCGTCCGGGCGTTGCCCACCGTCTCCACCTGGCCGGAGATCGAGGACGTCACGTACGGGATCCTGGAGAACGCCATGCACCGCGGCGACCGGCTCGACGACGTGATCCGTGACCTGGACCAGCAGACCCGGCCGCTGTTCGCTCGTGGGGAGCACGGGTGA
- a CDS encoding DUF5919 domain-containing protein, protein MAGAGGWRRWRGRTGRQRRAFVGGGGLLVVATVMLLAAWRSTGFASDLLLNLGASVVLAAISYVIFDPLFEEARRARVQEHLSFDQKAFVDRLCRTGRRVRILDTWTILLEDQHRAETLRAVEAALESGAEVQLLLLDPDCTAAQQRSEELERQRVDVPRQIRANLRHLAAFQESLRLRPKLARRFQVRIYDASPSIQLYQWDGHALISFFPIGKLSFNVPQLEVDMDSPWGGFVHARFEELWEHEQATSSLERYWTTTVTLQDEDSDLVEMQVPYVTVDGQHYLDCQAFKLVRPLTVRARPPARTPGVFGLAEPADDDPVPPPVVARLFDQKYGRADGTRTVLRLVPHRRANDRTPAPRAAHAAEPPEG, encoded by the coding sequence ATGGCGGGGGCGGGCGGGTGGCGTCGCTGGCGCGGGCGCACCGGCCGGCAGCGGCGGGCGTTCGTCGGCGGCGGCGGGCTGCTGGTCGTCGCCACGGTCATGCTGCTGGCCGCCTGGCGCAGCACCGGCTTCGCCAGTGACCTGCTGCTCAACCTCGGGGCCAGCGTGGTGCTCGCGGCGATCTCGTACGTCATCTTCGACCCGCTGTTCGAGGAGGCCCGCCGGGCCCGGGTGCAGGAGCACCTCAGCTTCGACCAGAAGGCGTTCGTCGACCGGCTGTGCCGTACCGGCCGCCGGGTGCGGATCCTGGACACCTGGACGATCCTGCTGGAGGACCAGCACCGGGCGGAGACCCTGCGGGCGGTCGAGGCGGCCCTGGAGTCCGGTGCCGAGGTGCAGCTGCTGCTGCTCGACCCGGACTGCACCGCCGCGCAGCAGCGCTCGGAGGAGCTGGAACGGCAGCGGGTGGACGTGCCCCGGCAGATCCGGGCCAACCTGCGCCACCTCGCCGCGTTCCAGGAGTCGCTCCGGCTGCGGCCGAAGTTGGCCCGCCGGTTCCAGGTACGCATCTACGACGCCTCCCCCTCGATCCAGCTCTACCAGTGGGACGGGCACGCGCTGATCTCGTTCTTCCCGATCGGCAAGCTGTCGTTCAACGTCCCGCAGCTGGAGGTGGACATGGACAGCCCGTGGGGCGGGTTCGTGCACGCCCGGTTCGAGGAGCTGTGGGAGCACGAGCAGGCCACCTCGTCGCTGGAGCGCTACTGGACCACCACCGTCACCCTCCAGGACGAGGACTCCGACCTGGTCGAGATGCAGGTGCCGTACGTGACGGTGGACGGGCAGCACTACCTGGACTGCCAGGCGTTCAAGCTGGTCCGGCCGCTGACCGTGCGGGCCCGGCCGCCGGCGCGTACCCCGGGAGTGTTCGGGCTGGCGGAGCCGGCCGACGACGACCCGGTCCCGCCCCCGGTGGTGGCCCGGCTCTTCGACCAGAAGTACGGCCGGGCCGACGGCACCCGCACCGTGCTGCGGCTGGTGCCACATCGCCGGGCTAACGACCGCACCCCGGCGCCCCGTGCCGCCCACGCGGCCGAGCCGCCCGAGGGCTGA
- a CDS encoding beta propeller repeat protein, with translation MKRRRRHLFAGLAVAALVASTGAAGIHFTGAEVPAAAAVGDGEMPGATGAHLDRLRQAVPGSDGMSPEGPGNAAQQEFLERAFPADSISIAQVDRSKAAYAAAERRLRGGQRWTNVGPSEALYPFTEFRNAYNYVPNEYVAGGRVTSIDIAPDCNALLCRAYVTPAGGGVWGTLNVLAPEPKWFYLGGPLGINAAGSVKIDRNDKTGLTIYVGTGEANTCGSGCVAGVGLYKSTNGGLTWQGPLGKDVLAGKGLAEITIVPGQPKTLYVATTIALRGMSSSCCTGVTRPVPDAAKWGLYKSTDGGKSWRFIHNGSADATQCTGSAAEYNNTAACSPRGVRYVKLDPRDSNIVYASSYARGVWRSPDGGATWTQIKPSLNAAVFQTRAAIDVTALPGGKTRMYVYEGNLGNPYSRLFRSDDVATGAPTFTDLTSANPADPGFATYNQCTGQCWYDVFVHTPAGHPDIVYTGGSYVYGETVAHKRAVVLSTDAGVSGTDMTYDGTDELHPNGLHPDQHALVTNPRNPYQFFEANDGGVMRSSGQFVDRSAWCDNPDRNLTTQAQKDRCRQMLSRIPSKLDGINKGMNTLQFISLSVSPHDHRMLQGGTQDNGTWENKGQRARWVNTMIGDGGASGFDVGRPEFRFHTFYDATPEVNFNNGDIGSWISIYDGVFGQAGTLFYAPVISDPKVSGTMFAGTARSVYRTKTFGLGDRTMEEANRICNSWTGTFEARCGDWEQLGAVALTDAAWGDRAGGAVSVVQRVASDSSTAYAATSTGRVFVTRNADAEPAAAVTWTRIDTASTPNRFVTSIHVDPADPARAWISYSGFNSNTPATVGHAFEVRLAGTGATWADRSYDFGDQPITDLVRDDVTGDLYAATDFGVLRLAKGTTSWVKAAGGMPNVEVAGLTIVPGKRILYAASHGLGAWQLPLR, from the coding sequence GTGAAGCGCAGACGTCGCCATCTCTTCGCAGGACTAGCGGTCGCCGCCCTGGTGGCGTCGACGGGTGCCGCCGGCATCCACTTCACCGGCGCCGAGGTGCCGGCCGCCGCGGCGGTGGGCGACGGCGAGATGCCGGGCGCCACCGGCGCCCACCTCGACCGGCTGCGCCAGGCGGTGCCCGGCAGCGACGGGATGTCGCCCGAGGGGCCGGGCAACGCCGCCCAGCAGGAGTTCCTGGAGCGCGCCTTCCCGGCCGACTCGATCAGCATCGCCCAGGTCGATCGCTCGAAGGCCGCGTACGCCGCCGCCGAGCGGCGCCTGCGCGGCGGGCAGCGGTGGACCAATGTCGGGCCCAGCGAGGCGCTCTACCCGTTCACCGAGTTCCGCAACGCCTACAACTACGTGCCGAACGAGTACGTCGCCGGCGGGCGGGTCACCTCCATCGACATCGCCCCGGACTGCAACGCGCTGCTCTGCCGGGCCTACGTGACCCCGGCCGGCGGCGGCGTCTGGGGCACCCTGAACGTGCTCGCCCCCGAGCCGAAGTGGTTCTACCTCGGCGGGCCGCTGGGCATCAACGCCGCCGGCTCGGTGAAGATCGACCGTAACGACAAGACGGGCCTGACCATCTACGTCGGCACCGGCGAGGCGAACACCTGCGGCTCCGGCTGCGTCGCCGGCGTCGGCCTGTACAAGTCGACCAACGGCGGCCTGACCTGGCAGGGCCCGCTCGGCAAGGACGTGCTCGCCGGCAAGGGCCTCGCCGAGATCACCATCGTCCCGGGTCAACCGAAGACGCTCTACGTCGCCACCACCATCGCGTTGCGCGGCATGTCCAGCTCCTGCTGCACCGGCGTCACCCGGCCGGTGCCGGACGCCGCCAAGTGGGGCCTGTACAAGTCCACCGACGGCGGCAAGAGCTGGCGGTTCATCCACAACGGCTCGGCCGACGCGACCCAGTGCACCGGCAGCGCCGCGGAATACAACAACACCGCCGCCTGCTCGCCGCGTGGGGTCCGCTACGTCAAGCTCGACCCGCGCGACTCGAACATCGTCTACGCCTCCTCGTACGCCCGCGGGGTGTGGCGCTCGCCGGACGGCGGCGCCACCTGGACGCAGATCAAGCCCTCCCTCAACGCCGCGGTCTTCCAGACCCGGGCCGCGATCGACGTGACCGCGCTGCCCGGCGGCAAGACCCGGATGTACGTCTACGAGGGCAACCTCGGCAACCCCTACTCGCGGCTGTTCCGCAGCGACGACGTGGCCACCGGGGCGCCCACCTTCACCGACCTGACCAGCGCCAACCCGGCCGACCCGGGCTTCGCCACCTACAACCAGTGCACCGGCCAGTGCTGGTACGACGTGTTCGTGCACACCCCGGCCGGGCACCCGGACATCGTCTACACCGGCGGCTCCTACGTCTACGGCGAGACGGTGGCGCACAAGCGGGCGGTGGTGCTCTCCACCGACGCCGGGGTCAGCGGCACCGACATGACCTACGACGGCACCGACGAGCTGCACCCCAACGGCCTGCACCCCGACCAGCACGCGCTGGTCACCAACCCGCGCAACCCGTACCAGTTCTTCGAGGCCAACGACGGCGGCGTGATGCGCTCCAGCGGCCAGTTCGTGGACCGCTCGGCCTGGTGCGACAACCCGGACCGCAACCTGACCACCCAGGCGCAGAAGGACCGCTGCCGGCAGATGCTCTCCCGGATCCCGTCGAAGCTGGACGGCATCAACAAGGGCATGAACACCCTGCAGTTCATCAGCCTCTCGGTCAGCCCGCACGACCACCGGATGCTGCAGGGCGGCACCCAGGACAACGGCACCTGGGAGAACAAGGGCCAGCGCGCCCGCTGGGTGAACACGATGATCGGTGACGGCGGGGCGTCCGGCTTCGACGTCGGCCGGCCGGAGTTCCGGTTCCACACCTTCTACGACGCCACCCCCGAGGTGAACTTCAACAACGGCGACATCGGTAGCTGGATCTCCATCTACGACGGCGTCTTCGGCCAGGCCGGCACGCTCTTCTACGCACCGGTGATCAGCGACCCGAAGGTCAGCGGGACGATGTTCGCCGGCACCGCCCGCTCGGTGTACCGCACCAAGACCTTCGGCCTGGGTGACCGGACGATGGAGGAGGCCAACCGGATCTGCAACAGCTGGACCGGCACCTTCGAGGCCCGGTGCGGCGACTGGGAGCAGCTCGGCGCGGTCGCGCTGACCGACGCCGCCTGGGGCGACCGGGCCGGCGGCGCCGTCTCGGTGGTCCAGCGGGTCGCCAGCGACTCCTCGACGGCGTACGCGGCCACCAGCACCGGCCGGGTGTTCGTCACCCGCAACGCCGACGCCGAGCCGGCCGCCGCGGTGACCTGGACCCGGATCGACACCGCCAGCACGCCGAACCGCTTCGTGACCAGCATCCACGTCGACCCGGCCGACCCGGCCCGGGCGTGGATCTCCTACAGCGGGTTCAACTCGAACACCCCGGCCACCGTCGGGCACGCGTTCGAGGTGCGACTGGCCGGCACCGGGGCGACCTGGGCCGACCGCTCGTACGACTTCGGCGACCAGCCGATCACCGACCTGGTCCGCGACGACGTCACCGGCGACCTGTACGCGGCCACCGACTTCGGTGTGCTGCGGCTGGCCAAGGGGACGACGAGCTGGGTCAAGGCGGCCGGCGGGATGCCGAACGTGGAGGTCGCCGGGCTCACCATCGTGCCGGGCAAGCGGATCCTCTACGCCGCCTCGCACGGGCTCGGCGCCTGGCAGCTCCCCCTGCGGTAG
- a CDS encoding carbohydrate ABC transporter permease, translating into MRGRASGPSPLPERAARVWRTLGAAFVILVFVPPLLLLVSGSLTEPGLPPPPTPQLVPEPVSTTGYQQAVELGGLLRASLNSVLVAVVAVPLSVLVAALAGFALARVAPRVTATVVAASLVALMVPATALLVPRFAIFRTLGLTDTLVPLIAPALVGTSPLYVLVYYLAFRALPADLYDACLVEDLSPMRIWWRVALPLVRPVTAALTALTFVLTWSNFLDPLVYVYDRDLFTLPLALRSLSVLDPTNFPVFLAGAVLATVPALAVFVLAQRRFLHHDDPTGRNR; encoded by the coding sequence GTGAGGGGCCGCGCGAGCGGCCCCTCACCGCTGCCCGAGCGGGCCGCGCGCGTCTGGCGCACCCTCGGCGCGGCCTTCGTGATCCTCGTCTTCGTCCCGCCGCTGCTGCTGCTGGTCTCCGGCTCGCTCACCGAGCCCGGCCTGCCGCCCCCGCCGACGCCGCAGCTGGTGCCGGAGCCGGTCTCCACCACCGGTTACCAGCAGGCGGTGGAGCTCGGCGGGCTGCTGCGCGCGTCGTTGAACTCGGTGCTGGTGGCGGTCGTCGCCGTGCCGCTGAGCGTGCTGGTCGCCGCCCTGGCCGGGTTCGCGCTGGCCCGGGTCGCGCCACGCGTCACCGCCACCGTGGTCGCGGCCTCCCTGGTCGCGCTGATGGTGCCGGCCACCGCGCTGCTGGTGCCCCGGTTCGCGATCTTCCGGACGCTCGGGCTGACCGATACCCTGGTGCCGTTGATCGCGCCGGCGCTGGTGGGCACCTCACCGCTCTACGTCCTGGTCTACTACCTGGCCTTCCGGGCCCTGCCGGCCGACCTCTACGACGCCTGCCTGGTGGAGGATCTCTCCCCGATGCGCATCTGGTGGCGGGTCGCCCTCCCGCTGGTCCGCCCGGTCACCGCCGCGCTCACCGCGCTCACCTTCGTGCTCACCTGGTCGAACTTCCTCGACCCGCTGGTCTACGTCTACGACCGCGACCTGTTCACCCTGCCGCTGGCGCTGCGCTCGCTGTCGGTGCTGGACCCGACGAACTTCCCGGTGTTCCTGGCCGGGGCGGTGCTCGCCACGGTGCCCGCGCTGGCCGTGTTCGTGCTGGCCCAGCGGCGCTTCCTTCACCACGACGACCCGACGGGACGGAACCGATGA